Sequence from the Candidatus Methylomirabilota bacterium genome:
CAAGAACTTCGCGGAAGTGATCGAGCGCGTGGGCGACCGGCGGCTGCGAATCTACCTGTACCACATCCCGCCGGTTTCTCAGATCGCCATCACCCTTCCTTTAATAGAGCGGCTTCTCAAGGCCTATCCGGGCATCGTCGCCGGCGCCAAGGATTCCTCGGGCGACTGGAACAACACCAAGGCGTACCTGGACAACTTCGCCAAGCAGGGCTTCGACGTCTTCCCGGGAAGCGAGACCTTCCTCCTCCAGGGCATGCGGCACGGCGGCGTCGGCTGCATCAGCGCCACGGCCAACGTGAACTCGGGCGCCATCGCGCGGCTCTTCTCAACGTGGCAGGCGGCGGACGCCGACACGCAGCAGGAGCGGCTCAACGAGATCCGCGGGATCTTCGCCAAGTACCCGATGATCCCCGCCCTCAAAGCCGCGATCGCACACTACGGAGGCGACACCTCGTGGGCGGCGGTGCGGCCGCCGCTCGTGGAGTTAACGCGAGAGCAAAAGGCAGCCCTTGCGGCTGACCTCGACAGCGCCGGCTTCACCATGCCGGGGCTGAAAAGCTGACATGGCCACCTTCGCGCTGACCGTCAACGGCAAGACCCGCCAGATCGATGCCTCGCCCGACATGCCGCTGCTGTGGGCGATCCGGGAGCAGGTCGGGCTCACCGGCACCAAGTTCGGCTGCGGGGCCGCGCACTGCGGTGCCTGCACCGTGCACGTGGACGGCAAGGCGGTCCGCTCGTGCAACGTGTCCGTCCGCGAGGCGACCGGCAAGAGGATCACCACGATCGAAGGCCTCTCCGACAGGACCGA
This genomic interval carries:
- a CDS encoding (2Fe-2S)-binding protein, with translation MATFALTVNGKTRQIDASPDMPLLWAIREQVGLTGTKFGCGAAHCGACTVHVDGKAVRSCNVSVREATGKRITTIEGLSDRTDHPVQKAWIEIDVPQCGYCQSGQIMSAAALLAEKPSPTDADIDRAMSGNICRCGTYVRIRAAIHRAAQVSKGGA
- a CDS encoding dihydrodipicolinate synthase family protein, producing the protein MSTKDRITGVLSPVVTPFKADLTPDPERFARQCRWLLSQDVGLAVFGTNSEATSLSTDEKVELLDRLVRAGVDPGRMMPGTGCCALTDSVRLTAHAMKLGCGGVLMLPPFYYKGVSDDGLFKNFAEVIERVGDRRLRIYLYHIPPVSQIAITLPLIERLLKAYPGIVAGAKDSSGDWNNTKAYLDNFAKQGFDVFPGSETFLLQGMRHGGVGCISATANVNSGAIARLFSTWQAADADTQQERLNEIRGIFAKYPMIPALKAAIAHYGGDTSWAAVRPPLVELTREQKAALAADLDSAGFTMPGLKS